A genomic stretch from Leptospira andrefontaineae includes:
- a CDS encoding TetR/AcrR family transcriptional regulator, producing MSKRKPELGQPEGPFERIASTAVRLMYSQGYAGTSINQVIDESESHKASFYRYFQTKEDLGKEYVERQGRDFQVGWERLMEKSETPEEFVHRWMALLKKQVKSGRYFGCPLARFMGSLDKPEPDLAERSSTVLGSWISCLENYFEKNKKALTLPANFESRKKAELFLKLFQGNSQFYVMTQDPKYFNELEEEMLFELKSIIKT from the coding sequence ATGAGCAAACGAAAACCGGAACTGGGCCAACCGGAAGGTCCTTTCGAAAGGATCGCATCCACAGCAGTTCGCTTGATGTATTCCCAAGGTTATGCTGGAACTTCTATCAACCAGGTGATCGATGAATCGGAATCCCATAAGGCAAGTTTTTATAGATATTTCCAAACCAAAGAAGATCTGGGGAAAGAATACGTAGAACGTCAAGGCAGGGATTTTCAAGTTGGCTGGGAAAGGTTAATGGAAAAATCCGAAACGCCTGAAGAGTTCGTTCATAGATGGATGGCTCTTTTAAAAAAGCAGGTTAAGTCGGGAAGATATTTCGGATGTCCTCTTGCTCGATTTATGGGAAGTCTGGATAAACCTGAACCTGATCTTGCAGAAAGAAGTTCTACTGTGCTGGGATCCTGGATATCCTGTTTAGAAAATTATTTCGAAAAAAATAAGAAGGCTCTAACACTTCCTGCCAATTTCGAATCCAGAAAGAAGGCTGAGTTGTTTTTGAAATTATTCCAAGGCAATTCACAATTTTATGTGATGACCCAGGATCCCAAATATTTTAATGAATTAGAAGAAGAGATGCTTTTTGAACTAAAAAGCATCATAAAAACTTAA
- the epsC gene encoding serine O-acetyltransferase EpsC translates to MIREIQAIFKNDPAARGMEFILYPGLHSILLHKYIAYPLYKIGLKFLARFISQFNRFLTGIEIHPGAKIGSGLFIDHGMGIVIGGTAEIGDDCILFHGVTLGGTGNHQGKRHPTVGNNVLIGARATVLGPVHVGNNVKIGAEAVVIDHDIPDDCTVVGAPGKIVRLKGKKVKISLKKTKIV, encoded by the coding sequence ATGATTCGAGAGATCCAAGCAATTTTTAAGAACGACCCCGCAGCAAGGGGGATGGAATTTATACTCTATCCAGGGTTGCATTCAATTCTTTTACATAAGTATATTGCATATCCTTTATATAAGATAGGACTGAAGTTTTTAGCCCGATTTATTTCTCAGTTCAATCGTTTCCTTACGGGGATTGAGATCCATCCGGGAGCTAAGATAGGTAGCGGACTATTTATCGACCATGGAATGGGAATCGTAATAGGTGGGACCGCCGAGATAGGTGATGATTGTATCTTATTCCATGGGGTTACCCTAGGTGGAACGGGAAACCACCAAGGAAAACGCCATCCTACTGTTGGAAATAATGTACTTATCGGTGCAAGAGCGACAGTTTTAGGCCCGGTACACGTGGGTAATAATGTGAAGATAGGTGCAGAAGCAGTAGTGATCGATCACGATATTCCGGATGATTGTACTGTGGTGGGCGCTCCCGGTAAGATTGTAAGATTAAAAGGGAAGAAGGTAAAGATCTCCCTTAAAAAGACCAAAATAGTTTAA
- a CDS encoding phage holin family protein: MYRLLFSVLLQSLVVVFVFPLIDSGFRVSNHVWDVIVIVLFFGFLNFVLRWFLVLVTFGVGYLVYLLTLGIAGLVVNAIVLFWIANIFPDKIFVPGFWAAFWGGAILTLANYVAKRESNEEYSRSDRKKKKSH, from the coding sequence ATGTACAGACTTCTTTTTTCCGTTTTACTACAATCCTTGGTAGTAGTATTTGTTTTTCCTCTAATTGATTCAGGCTTTCGTGTCAGCAATCATGTCTGGGATGTAATAGTAATCGTCCTATTTTTCGGATTTTTAAATTTCGTTTTAAGATGGTTCCTTGTCCTGGTTACATTTGGTGTAGGATATTTGGTTTATCTTTTGACCTTGGGGATCGCCGGACTTGTGGTGAATGCTATCGTTCTATTTTGGATCGCTAATATATTCCCTGATAAAATATTCGTGCCTGGATTCTGGGCCGCTTTCTGGGGAGGAGCTATTCTCACCTTAGCTAACTACGTAGCTAAAAGAGAAAGTAACGAAGAATATTCCAGATCAGATCGTAAAAAGAAAAAATCCCATTAG
- a CDS encoding tetratricopeptide repeat protein: MDPRLKTALDYLKRGDSNTAKSVLISWTESEPNNPNAFFHLGMCLSQLGEMAPAESALQECIRLEPAHVQAWVGLGVLFARKKDKPKAEFHLSKALELDDNDVFAKKNLAAVYTGASKFDRALDLLKDLPESELSDSPTLYALAICYVRTNRFEEARETFQKLEIVGIPDQVKKEYLQLKQLLEEKQFEQGGIWSFLKKEEDI; this comes from the coding sequence ATGGATCCAAGACTGAAAACCGCATTGGACTATCTGAAAAGAGGGGACTCGAATACCGCTAAGTCCGTATTGATATCTTGGACTGAGTCTGAGCCTAATAACCCTAATGCATTTTTTCATTTGGGGATGTGCCTTTCCCAATTGGGCGAAATGGCGCCTGCAGAATCCGCGTTACAAGAATGTATTCGTTTGGAGCCCGCGCATGTTCAGGCTTGGGTCGGACTTGGAGTATTATTCGCTCGTAAAAAAGACAAACCAAAAGCGGAGTTCCATCTTTCCAAGGCATTGGAATTAGATGATAATGATGTATTCGCCAAAAAGAATTTAGCGGCAGTTTATACCGGGGCTTCTAAATTTGATCGCGCATTGGATTTACTCAAAGATCTACCTGAGTCCGAGTTATCCGATTCCCCTACTCTATATGCATTAGCAATTTGTTATGTAAGAACAAATCGTTTTGAAGAAGCTAGAGAAACTTTCCAGAAATTAGAGATTGTTGGTATTCCGGACCAGGTCAAAAAAGAATATCTTCAACTAAAACAATTACTGGAAGAGAAACAATTCGAACAAGGCGGTATCTGGAGTTTTCTTAAAAAAGAAGAGGACATTTGA
- the leuA2 gene encoding 2-isopropylmalate synthase LeuA2 produces MIIPGQGLKTPPVSPFFMDVTLRDGNQALPKPWNLEEKEIIFKRLVKLGVQGIEVGFASASKQDFEACSYLSSLAPENVAISSLSRAVEKEIDLSWEAIRKAPRPRIHIVYPISDFTIRNVLGISEKEVKENIIRSVSYARKLAGNYGEVQFSGEHFGDSLENMDFAVEAFQAALDAGADVVNLPNTVERYRPYLFVAMVRKVAESLPQGSKISVHTHNDLGMATATTVESFFAGATQLETALNGLGERAGNTNTYEVAIALHNCGVKVDLDLQTIYETSRIVSRMSGVPIPEKAPLIGDDVVAHRSGIHQDGVSKTKGMKKGAYRAFDANLIGRPEGDRIAFTSQSGKSAIYEILMQSGVSVSKEEASKLQPILKSISENSGGGELSIEEIKTELGKLRLLESSDRKRLQNS; encoded by the coding sequence ATGATCATTCCCGGCCAGGGTTTGAAAACTCCTCCTGTATCTCCATTCTTCATGGATGTTACACTAAGAGACGGCAACCAAGCGTTGCCCAAACCTTGGAACCTGGAAGAAAAAGAGATCATATTTAAGAGACTTGTAAAGTTAGGAGTACAAGGAATAGAAGTTGGATTTGCATCTGCAAGCAAACAAGACTTCGAAGCATGCTCATATCTTTCTTCTTTGGCTCCGGAGAATGTTGCTATTTCCAGTCTATCTCGAGCAGTAGAGAAGGAGATAGATCTTTCTTGGGAAGCGATCCGCAAAGCTCCTCGCCCACGGATCCATATTGTTTATCCTATCAGCGATTTTACGATCAGGAACGTATTGGGAATTTCCGAAAAGGAAGTTAAAGAAAATATAATACGTTCCGTTTCATATGCACGTAAATTAGCGGGAAATTACGGAGAAGTCCAATTTTCAGGAGAACATTTCGGGGATTCCTTGGAGAATATGGATTTTGCCGTGGAAGCATTCCAGGCTGCTTTGGATGCGGGTGCAGATGTAGTAAATCTTCCTAATACCGTGGAAAGATACAGACCTTATTTGTTCGTAGCAATGGTCCGTAAAGTTGCAGAGTCCCTACCTCAAGGAAGTAAAATTTCAGTCCATACCCATAACGATTTGGGAATGGCAACCGCAACTACTGTGGAAAGTTTTTTTGCAGGAGCCACTCAATTGGAAACTGCGTTAAACGGTTTGGGCGAAAGAGCCGGAAATACAAACACGTACGAAGTAGCGATCGCTCTTCATAATTGTGGAGTTAAAGTGGATTTAGATCTTCAGACAATTTATGAAACTTCCAGGATCGTTTCTCGTATGTCAGGAGTTCCTATCCCGGAAAAAGCTCCTTTAATCGGAGATGACGTAGTCGCTCATAGAAGTGGAATACATCAGGATGGAGTTTCCAAAACAAAAGGTATGAAGAAGGGAGCGTATCGTGCTTTCGACGCAAACCTGATCGGAAGGCCGGAAGGAGATCGGATCGCATTCACAAGCCAATCCGGTAAATCTGCAATTTATGAAATTCTAATGCAATCCGGGGTTTCTGTTTCGAAGGAAGAAGCTTCTAAATTGCAGCCAATCTTAAAATCAATCTCCGAAAATTCGGGGGGAGGAGAATTGTCGATTGAGGAGATCAAGACCGAGTTGGGGAAATTGAGATTATTGGAAAGTTCCGATCGTAAACGCCTCCAAAATAGCTAA